A stretch of Triplophysa rosa unplaced genomic scaffold, Trosa_1v2 scaffold54_ERROPOS3010582, whole genome shotgun sequence DNA encodes these proteins:
- the LOC130551023 gene encoding uncharacterized protein LOC130551023 has protein sequence MSRSSSPATHWDHLGAWLSAMKEALLPEATRDLPDWTHEQLDGDLNRLMAYDPVQSYTHNELVKIIRALAHNLITQVKLSDGTVTLLEQDTVALKLQAEEARRNQADAQNRLDQLTLEAQKPAKEEWHVELKEEVERLQETLTDLRTHTERRERLEKQAREDLECKLQEAETLLKRAETELKEREAKAKASKRHFQAARAEVQALAQQQDQLKAEFDTVQRELKYAYHFQAEQKGGKHTTESPPTSWNRLPSQARSKKEEAGKPNPAGGHDVHAYLQDIDFHLETMVNVSTRDRLYLLRITSSREVRSFLYRQSDTVKRDYKQLQQVLIKEFSYPESEQGLVAAMDLKQGRLETPPAYYNRLRQTYFGARNEPEMEEDFNLRIIFLRNLHPSVSHHLGVMACSRTMTTQQLRDMAHKAYVKHKTTS, from the coding sequence ATGTCCAGATCATCCAGTCCTGCCACCCACTGGGACCATCTAGGGGCCTGGCTGAGCGCAATGAAGGAGGCCCTCCTGCCCGAGGCGACCAGGGACCTACCGGACTGGACCCATGAGCAGCTGGATGGTGACTTGAACCGGCTGATGGCCTACGATCCAGTACAGAGCTACACCCACAACGAGCTGGTCAAGATCATCAGGGCCCTTGCCCACAACCTCATCACCCAGGTGAAGCTGAGCGATGGAACCGTTACCCTCCTGGAGCAAGACACAGTAGCACTAAAGCTTCAGGCCGAGGAGGCTCGCAGGAACCAGGCAGACGCCCAGAATCGCCTAGATCAACTGACCCTGGAGGCCCAGAAGCCGGCAAAGGAGGAGTGGCACGTAGAGCTAAAGGAGGAGGTGGAAAGGCTACAGGAAACTTTGACCGACCTCCGTACACACACCGAGCGCAGAGAACGATTGGAAAAACAGGCCCGCGAGGACCTGGAATGCAAGCTCCAAGAAGCAGAGACTCTTTTAAAACGAGCTGAAACCgaactgaaagagagagaggcaaaAGCCAAAGCCTCCAAAAGACACTTTCAAGCAGCCCGAGCTGAAGTCCAAGCCTTGGCTCAGCAACAAGACCAACTCAAAGCTGAATTTGATACAGTGCAAAGAGAACTGAAGTACGCCTATCACTTCCAGGCTGAACAAAAGGGGGGAAAACACACCACTGAATCTCCCCCGACAAGTTGGAACAGACTTCCCAGCCAAGCGAGGTCCAAGAAAGAGGAAGCTGGGAAGCCAAACCCTGCAGGAGGACACGACGTACATGCCTACCTGCAGGATATTGACTTTCATTTGGAAACCATGGTTAATGTTTCCACCAGAGACAGACTGTATTTGCTCAGGATTACCTCCAGCCGCGAGGTGCGCAGCTTCCTGTACCGGCAGTCAGACACTGTAAAAAGGGATTACAAGCAACTGCAGCAGGTTCTAATAAAGGAGTTTTCATACCCAGAGTCTGAGCAGGGACTGGTTGCTGCCATGGACCTCAAACAGGGCCGTCTCGAAACCCCACCGGCTTATTATAATAGACTGAGACAAACCTACTTTGGGGCCAGAAATGAGCCAGAAATGGAGGAGGATTTTAACTTGAGAATTATTTTCCTGCGTAACCTGCATCCTAGTGTGAGTCATCACTTAGGAGTTATGGCATGCTCCCGCACCATGACCACACAACAGCTGCGGGACATGGCCCATAAGGCCTATGTTAAGCACAAGACTACCTCTTAA